In Microbulbifer celer, a single window of DNA contains:
- a CDS encoding CidA/LrgA family protein, with translation MSLKSAAQWLGGAALLLLCELIGRALVDLLSLPIPGSVVGMVLLLVGLLIYGEVPSGLARVSELLLRFLVLIFLPASVGIYFLRDLSPRDWIVLMTAMVIGTLISLTLTALLLNRLIQRSNGRQQREQGNG, from the coding sequence ATGTCATTGAAATCCGCCGCCCAGTGGCTGGGCGGCGCCGCGCTGTTACTGCTGTGCGAATTGATCGGCCGCGCTCTGGTAGACCTGCTTTCCCTGCCCATCCCAGGTTCCGTGGTGGGCATGGTATTGTTGCTTGTAGGGCTTCTCATATACGGCGAAGTCCCCAGCGGCCTGGCGCGTGTCAGCGAACTCCTGTTGCGCTTTCTGGTATTGATCTTTTTACCCGCCTCCGTGGGCATCTATTTTCTGCGCGACCTCTCTCCCCGCGACTGGATCGTACTGATGACAGCGATGGTCATCGGTACCCTGATCAGCCTGACGCTCACCGCACTGCTGCTGAACCGGTTGATCCAACGCAGCAACGGCAGACAACAGCGGGAGCAGGGCAATGGCTGA
- a CDS encoding ATP-binding cassette domain-containing protein — MINLQGVSLQVGGRDLLRNANCRIFPGHKVGVIGANGCGKSTLFKLLLKQLDSDAGSIEVPAGWEIAHMAQEVAASDQSALDYVLDGDHRLRALQRDLDTAEADGADGKRIAELHEHMATIDGYSGPARAAQLLDGLGFSHDEQQRPVKSFSGGWRIRLNLARALMCPADLMLLDEPTNHLDLDATLWLEQWLQRFPGTLLIISHDRDFLDAVVDGIVSFEHQELVLYSGNYTAFERTRAERLAQQQIEYEKQQAQRAHMEDFVRRFRAKATKAKQAQSRLKALDRMAQIAPAHVDSPFRFRLPCADKVSNPLIDLREAEIGYPGKAVLHKVQLGIQPGRRIGLLGPNGAGKSSLIKTLAGELAPLTGERQCGEHLRIGYFAQHQLEALDSKASPMLHVQRLSPDASEQEVRDFLGGYGFVGDRVFEAVGGFSGGEKARVALALLAWQKPNLLLLDEPTNHLDLEMRHALTLALAEFPGAVILVSHDRHLLANTTDEFILVAEGRAELYDGDLEDYKQWLLNFNRDKKRREESDTAAASQAQPVEDKKTQRRAAAALREQLKPLTNRLKTIERDMAKAEKTVAEVEERLADEGLYEGGQQDEIARLTQVQGQARATLDELEMEWLEVSEQLEEARGG, encoded by the coding sequence TTGATCAATCTGCAAGGCGTCTCCCTGCAAGTGGGCGGACGCGATCTGTTGCGCAATGCCAATTGCCGTATTTTCCCCGGCCATAAGGTGGGGGTTATCGGTGCCAATGGTTGTGGCAAATCGACCCTGTTCAAGCTGCTGCTCAAGCAACTGGACAGCGATGCCGGCAGTATCGAGGTCCCCGCCGGCTGGGAAATCGCGCACATGGCTCAGGAAGTGGCCGCCAGCGATCAGAGCGCGCTGGACTATGTCCTCGACGGCGATCACCGCCTGCGCGCGTTGCAGCGCGATCTGGATACCGCCGAAGCCGATGGCGCCGACGGCAAACGTATTGCGGAATTGCACGAGCATATGGCCACTATCGATGGTTACAGCGGGCCCGCACGGGCAGCGCAATTGCTCGATGGTCTCGGCTTTTCCCACGACGAGCAACAGCGCCCGGTGAAAAGCTTTTCCGGTGGCTGGCGGATCCGTCTGAATCTCGCCCGCGCACTGATGTGCCCGGCGGACCTGATGCTGCTGGACGAGCCCACCAACCACCTGGACCTGGATGCCACCCTGTGGCTGGAACAGTGGCTACAGCGCTTTCCCGGTACATTGCTGATCATCTCCCACGACCGCGACTTCCTGGATGCGGTGGTGGATGGCATCGTCAGTTTCGAGCATCAGGAGCTGGTGCTGTACAGCGGCAACTACACCGCGTTTGAACGCACCCGGGCCGAGCGACTGGCACAACAGCAGATCGAGTACGAAAAGCAACAGGCGCAACGCGCGCACATGGAAGACTTCGTGCGCCGCTTCCGGGCCAAGGCCACCAAGGCCAAGCAGGCCCAGAGCCGTCTCAAGGCCCTGGATCGGATGGCGCAGATCGCCCCGGCCCATGTGGACTCCCCGTTCCGTTTTCGCCTGCCGTGCGCAGACAAAGTATCCAATCCGCTGATCGATCTGCGCGAGGCGGAGATCGGCTATCCGGGAAAGGCGGTACTGCACAAAGTTCAGCTGGGCATCCAGCCCGGACGCCGCATCGGCCTGCTGGGCCCTAACGGCGCCGGCAAGTCGTCGCTGATCAAAACCCTCGCCGGCGAACTGGCACCGCTCACCGGCGAGCGTCAGTGCGGCGAGCACCTGCGTATCGGCTATTTCGCCCAGCATCAGCTGGAGGCCCTGGACAGCAAAGCGTCCCCCATGCTGCACGTGCAACGGCTGTCCCCGGACGCCAGCGAGCAGGAAGTGCGGGACTTTCTCGGCGGCTACGGGTTTGTCGGAGATCGCGTGTTTGAGGCCGTAGGGGGCTTTTCCGGCGGCGAGAAGGCGCGGGTGGCGCTGGCACTGCTCGCATGGCAGAAACCCAACCTGCTGTTGCTGGATGAGCCCACCAACCACCTGGACCTGGAGATGCGCCACGCGCTGACCCTGGCGCTGGCGGAATTCCCCGGCGCGGTGATCCTGGTATCCCACGATCGCCACCTGCTGGCCAACACCACGGATGAATTCATTCTCGTAGCCGAAGGGCGCGCCGAGCTCTACGACGGCGACCTGGAGGACTACAAGCAGTGGCTGCTCAACTTCAACCGCGATAAAAAACGCCGGGAGGAAAGCGACACAGCGGCGGCCTCACAAGCGCAACCGGTAGAAGATAAAAAGACCCAGCGTCGCGCGGCTGCCGCACTGCGGGAACAGCTGAAACCGCTCACCAACCGCCTCAAGACCATCGAGCGCGACATGGCCAAAGCGGAAAAGACGGTGGCGGAGGTAGAGGAAAGGCTCGCCGACGAAGGCCTCTACGAAGGCGGCCAGCAAGACGAAATTGCACGCCTTACCCAGGTTCAGGGACAGGCGCGCGCCACATTGGACGAACTGGAAATGGAGTGGCTGGAAGTTTCCGAACAGTTGGAAGAAGCGCGCGGCGGCTGA
- a CDS encoding acyl carrier protein phosphodiesterase has protein sequence MNYLAHLLLSGPDPDWQLGGLLGDFVKGPLKGERPEAIEAGMRLHRRIDLLSDRHPAFIDALTRLGPQWRRLGGIGLDIWFDHLLAKTWPQWHPQTLETFTHQCWSNFRNRREYIPANAQAFIQRAEQFKLLPGYREVAVIQRTLERVGNRLRRPHPLEQLIPLFQAHNTALEQDFQSLFTDLSQQAILFRQDCLRQNRLRQDYPDNNS, from the coding sequence ATGAACTACCTAGCCCACTTACTGCTCTCCGGCCCCGATCCGGACTGGCAGCTGGGCGGATTACTGGGCGACTTTGTCAAAGGTCCCCTCAAAGGCGAGCGCCCGGAAGCCATCGAAGCCGGCATGCGCCTGCACCGCCGCATCGACCTGCTCAGCGACCGACACCCCGCCTTCATCGACGCCCTCACCCGGCTCGGCCCCCAATGGCGACGCCTCGGCGGCATCGGCCTCGACATCTGGTTCGATCACCTCCTCGCCAAAACCTGGCCCCAATGGCACCCGCAGACACTGGAAACCTTTACCCACCAATGCTGGTCCAACTTCCGCAATCGCCGCGAATACATCCCCGCCAACGCACAGGCATTTATTCAACGCGCAGAGCAATTTAAACTGCTGCCCGGCTACCGCGAGGTAGCCGTCATCCAGCGCACCCTGGAACGGGTCGGCAACCGACTGCGCCGGCCACACCCCCTGGAACAGTTAATACCCCTGTTTCAGGCCCACAACACCGCGCTGGAACAGGATTTTCAATCACTGTTTACGGACCTGTCGCAACAGGCCATCCTGTTCCGACAGGACTGTCTGCGACAAAACCGACTCCGACAGGATTACCCGGACAATAATTCATGA
- the rpoH gene encoding RNA polymerase sigma factor RpoH, with protein sequence MGTSLQPMHTLSPGANLNAYIQTVSGFDVLSAEEEKKLAEDLYYHEDLDAARQLVMSHLRFVVHIAKSYSGYGLNQGDLIQEGNVGLMKAVKRFNPEKGVRLVSFAVHWIKAEIHEFILRNWRIVKIATTKAQRKLFFNLRGQKKKLAWLTNAEAKRVAEELNVDVQHVHDMEGRLSAHDAAFDAGADDDDDSAWQAPAHYLEDRRYDPAATLEQDNWQETSVNNLTVAMEKLDDRSRDIIEARWLSESKATLHELADKYGVSAERIRQLEKNAMKKVRVAMEA encoded by the coding sequence ATGGGAACCAGTTTACAGCCGATGCACACGCTGTCTCCGGGCGCTAACCTAAACGCCTACATCCAGACAGTCAGCGGCTTTGATGTCCTTTCCGCCGAGGAAGAGAAGAAACTGGCGGAGGACCTCTATTATCACGAAGACCTCGACGCTGCCCGTCAGCTGGTCATGTCGCACCTGCGTTTTGTGGTGCACATCGCCAAGTCCTACTCCGGTTACGGTCTGAATCAGGGCGACCTGATCCAGGAAGGTAACGTGGGTCTGATGAAGGCGGTGAAGCGTTTCAATCCTGAGAAGGGTGTCCGTCTGGTGTCCTTTGCGGTGCACTGGATCAAGGCGGAGATTCACGAGTTTATCCTGCGCAACTGGCGCATCGTGAAGATCGCGACCACCAAGGCGCAGCGCAAGCTGTTCTTCAATCTGCGTGGCCAGAAGAAGAAGCTGGCGTGGCTGACCAACGCGGAAGCCAAGCGTGTTGCGGAAGAACTCAATGTCGATGTGCAGCATGTGCACGATATGGAGGGCCGTCTGTCTGCGCACGATGCGGCGTTCGATGCCGGTGCAGATGATGATGACGATTCTGCCTGGCAGGCGCCGGCGCACTACCTGGAAGATCGCCGTTACGATCCGGCGGCAACCCTGGAGCAGGACAACTGGCAGGAAACCAGCGTCAATAATCTGACGGTGGCGATGGAGAAGCTGGATGACCGCAGCCGCGATATCATTGAAGCGCGCTGGTTGAGTGAGTCCAAGGCAACTCTGCATGAGTTGGCGGACAAGTACGGTGTTTCCGCTGAGCGTATCCGCCAGCTGGAAAAGAACGCCATGAAAAAAGTCCGGGTGGCAATGGAGGCCTGA
- a CDS encoding disulfide bond formation protein B translates to MTLPNPRTTFLLTFIAVIVILGTAFYLEYVQGLEPCPLCITQRVMFLGVGLVSLIAFLHSPGKIGRRVYGLLVSLWALGGLYFAGRQLWLQSLPEDQVPLCGPGITYMVEVFPMSEVIKTLLTGDGNCAEVKWTLLGLSIPGWAAVCFAGLILFGIWQAFRKHPQ, encoded by the coding sequence ATGACCCTGCCCAACCCGCGTACCACCTTTCTGCTCACCTTTATCGCCGTGATCGTCATTCTCGGCACCGCGTTCTATCTCGAATACGTGCAGGGGCTTGAACCCTGTCCGCTGTGTATCACCCAGCGCGTCATGTTCCTGGGCGTAGGTCTCGTCTCCCTGATCGCCTTCCTGCACAGCCCCGGCAAGATCGGACGCCGGGTTTACGGCCTGTTGGTCTCCCTGTGGGCCCTCGGTGGCCTCTACTTCGCCGGCCGCCAGTTGTGGCTGCAGAGCCTGCCCGAAGACCAGGTGCCCCTGTGCGGCCCCGGCATCACCTACATGGTGGAAGTCTTCCCCATGTCCGAAGTGATCAAAACCCTGCTCACCGGTGACGGCAACTGTGCGGAAGTGAAATGGACCCTGCTCGGCCTCTCAATCCCCGGCTGGGCCGCGGTGTGCTTCGCCGGCCTGATCCTGTTCGGCATCTGGCAGGCATTCCGCAAACACCCACAGTGA
- a CDS encoding LrgB family protein — MADWLTQLRTLLESIATPLSLSHPLVILPLNVLAFWLGLRLYRRTGTPLLHPIVGASLLVLAALLILDIDYANYQRGSGALYLLLGPAVVALAIPLKQNLTMIRRVGWPLMLGLLVGAVLAPLVAVVIALALGGGRTVLLALTTKSVTTPVALALAQEMQSVQSLTAGVVAITGIIGAVFGPGLLKKLQITDERVVGFALGVNAHAIGTVRALEISALCGAFSALAMGLCGALTALLLPLLLAT; from the coding sequence ATGGCTGATTGGCTGACACAGCTTCGTACCCTGCTCGAGAGTATTGCGACACCGTTGTCACTGTCTCACCCACTGGTGATACTGCCACTGAATGTGCTCGCCTTCTGGCTCGGGCTCAGACTCTACCGCCGCACCGGTACACCGCTGCTGCATCCCATCGTCGGCGCCAGTCTGCTGGTGCTCGCAGCGCTGTTGATACTGGATATCGATTACGCGAATTACCAGCGGGGCAGTGGCGCACTCTACCTGCTGCTGGGGCCTGCGGTGGTGGCACTCGCCATCCCCCTGAAGCAGAATCTGACCATGATCCGCAGGGTCGGCTGGCCGCTGATGCTGGGCCTGCTGGTGGGTGCGGTCCTGGCGCCGCTGGTGGCGGTCGTAATCGCCCTGGCACTGGGCGGCGGCCGCACCGTGTTGCTGGCCCTGACCACCAAATCTGTCACCACGCCGGTGGCGCTGGCACTGGCGCAGGAAATGCAGTCCGTGCAGAGCCTCACAGCCGGCGTGGTGGCCATAACCGGGATTATCGGCGCGGTCTTTGGGCCCGGATTGTTGAAGAAACTGCAGATTACCGATGAACGGGTGGTCGGGTTCGCCCTGGGAGTAAACGCGCACGCCATCGGCACCGTGCGTGCGCTGGAGATCAGTGCCCTGTGCGGCGCCTTTTCTGCGTTGGCCATGGGGCTGTGCGGTGCGCTCACCGCGCTACTACTGCCTCTGTTGCTGGCGACCTGA
- the rsd gene encoding sigma D regulator, producing the protein MLENCKNARERWGGVSEIIDRWLHARQLLLVSFCGLSEKKTFADDDKESETSLRELCQKLVDYVSAGHFEIYDQLIQEGQAFKDTEGLQEAKGLYREIDATTDICVDFNDKYLETDDLSTLVEDLSELGEALETRFSAEDRMIDTLHNAHKNQLA; encoded by the coding sequence ATGCTGGAAAACTGTAAAAATGCCCGGGAGCGCTGGGGTGGTGTCAGCGAGATCATCGATCGCTGGCTACATGCCCGCCAGTTACTGCTGGTAAGCTTCTGTGGACTGTCGGAAAAGAAAACCTTTGCCGACGACGACAAAGAGTCAGAGACCAGCCTGCGCGAGCTGTGTCAGAAGCTGGTGGACTACGTTTCCGCCGGCCACTTCGAAATCTACGACCAACTGATCCAGGAAGGACAGGCGTTCAAAGATACCGAAGGGTTGCAGGAAGCCAAAGGCCTGTACCGGGAAATCGACGCCACCACCGATATCTGCGTCGACTTCAATGACAAATACCTGGAAACCGATGACCTCAGCACTCTGGTAGAAGACCTGTCGGAATTGGGTGAAGCGTTGGAAACCCGCTTCAGCGCGGAAGATCGCATGATCGACACCCTGCACAATGCGCACAAGAATCAGCTCGCCTGA
- a CDS encoding DUF423 domain-containing protein, with amino-acid sequence MAKLYLLLAAFFGGTGVVLGAFGAHGLRNKVAENLLEAYKTGVHYQMIHALALIAVAMLIHQLGAKTSLIVSGALFAVGILFFSGSLYGLTFGGPRILGPITPLGGTLMIGGWIALFIAALSYTK; translated from the coding sequence ATGGCTAAATTGTATTTATTACTCGCCGCATTTTTCGGTGGCACCGGTGTCGTTCTCGGTGCCTTTGGCGCCCACGGCCTGCGTAACAAAGTCGCGGAAAACCTGCTGGAAGCCTATAAAACCGGTGTGCATTACCAGATGATCCACGCGCTGGCGCTTATCGCCGTTGCAATGTTGATCCATCAGCTTGGCGCAAAAACTTCCCTGATTGTCAGTGGTGCGCTGTTTGCGGTCGGTATCCTGTTTTTTTCCGGCAGCCTCTACGGTCTGACATTCGGCGGCCCGAGAATCCTGGGGCCGATCACGCCCCTGGGCGGCACCCTGATGATCGGCGGCTGGATAGCGTTATTTATCGCCGCCCTCAGTTACACCAAATAA
- a CDS encoding outer membrane beta-barrel protein: protein MTKSRTFFPVRGALTAIVFLVLAPTAPALADSEGTLTVYLNGGQYWFDDKRLDGTPYFDYDLDDGPGGGIGFGYNLTDRWAIEGVYDYFSVDVGGTRQKVDVENYHFDLLFQFAGRFCGVPEWQPYVVVGAGELRVNQDNHRYLDEDNFDRRDYPDSWHRRQTMVNFGVGVKYELAPRWQVRGDVRGFQGVEEGGLDSFVSFAIGYQWQDEVEPRDWDGDGIYSNVDQCPQTPVGIDVDQRGCPLDSDGDGIPDYLDQCPNTPMGMAVNEDGCPREGYDPADFVK from the coding sequence ATGACAAAAAGCCGCACCTTCTTCCCTGTCAGGGGCGCGTTAACCGCTATCGTCTTTCTCGTCCTCGCTCCCACAGCGCCTGCACTGGCGGACAGCGAGGGCACGCTCACCGTCTATTTGAACGGCGGTCAGTACTGGTTTGACGACAAACGCCTCGATGGCACCCCCTATTTCGACTACGACCTCGACGACGGCCCCGGTGGCGGTATCGGCTTTGGCTACAACCTGACCGATCGCTGGGCCATTGAAGGCGTGTACGACTACTTCAGTGTCGACGTCGGCGGCACCCGGCAGAAGGTTGATGTGGAAAACTACCACTTCGACCTGCTGTTCCAGTTTGCCGGGCGTTTCTGCGGCGTGCCGGAGTGGCAGCCCTATGTGGTGGTGGGCGCTGGTGAATTGCGCGTGAACCAGGATAACCATCGCTATCTCGACGAAGACAATTTCGACCGCAGGGATTACCCGGATTCCTGGCACCGCCGTCAAACCATGGTCAACTTTGGCGTCGGCGTCAAATATGAACTGGCGCCGCGCTGGCAGGTGCGAGGGGATGTGCGGGGATTCCAGGGCGTTGAGGAAGGCGGCCTGGACAGTTTTGTGAGCTTCGCCATCGGCTATCAGTGGCAGGATGAGGTGGAGCCGCGGGATTGGGATGGTGATGGTATTTACAGCAATGTGGATCAGTGTCCGCAGACGCCGGTCGGCATCGATGTGGACCAGCGCGGCTGCCCGCTCGATAGCGACGGCGACGGTATTCCGGATTACCTCGACCAGTGCCCGAACACTCCCATGGGCATGGCGGTGAACGAAGACGGTTGCCCGCGTGAGGGTTACGATCCGGCGGACTTCGTTAAGTAA
- a CDS encoding histidine kinase, whose amino-acid sequence MAAKRKSVDSVADLEKQIDKLTTQLDKARAKAVADAGKAVQKATKAQAGAQTKLKKAKDKLAKARTAVGKAKTPAAKKTATKRVDTAKSEVTKLDKAAQQASDALREAKAAEAAAKQAEKAAKTIEKAAKAATRKVLAANKPKKKKAASKTTASKPATTKKAASKKAASAKATPKKATAKKTAARKSAVSKSGETKTAAKTTAKKAATKKAAANKATTPRSSAKPATKKAAEKPTAAAKANGSKPVASTKPKAPESKPTPQPEPKAQSEVKPTPVAATSSQPVMDKMTNPESTPKPMVPEASPSAVTPVTPTITPSTPAKSLFATEENPHYGPEEHKHKH is encoded by the coding sequence ATGGCCGCCAAACGCAAATCCGTAGACTCCGTCGCCGATCTGGAAAAACAGATCGACAAGCTGACCACGCAACTCGACAAGGCCCGGGCCAAAGCCGTCGCTGATGCCGGTAAAGCCGTGCAGAAGGCAACCAAGGCACAGGCCGGCGCACAAACCAAACTGAAGAAAGCCAAAGACAAGCTGGCCAAAGCCCGCACCGCCGTCGGCAAAGCCAAAACCCCAGCGGCGAAAAAGACCGCTACCAAGCGGGTAGACACCGCCAAATCCGAGGTCACTAAGCTGGACAAAGCGGCACAGCAGGCAAGCGATGCCTTGCGCGAAGCCAAAGCCGCGGAGGCCGCTGCCAAACAGGCGGAAAAAGCCGCCAAGACCATTGAAAAAGCCGCAAAAGCGGCCACCAGAAAAGTGCTTGCGGCCAACAAGCCAAAGAAGAAAAAAGCGGCAAGCAAGACTACCGCGAGCAAGCCGGCCACCACGAAGAAGGCAGCAAGCAAAAAGGCCGCCAGCGCCAAGGCAACGCCCAAAAAGGCTACCGCCAAGAAGACAGCCGCCAGGAAATCTGCGGTAAGCAAATCTGGCGAAACCAAGACGGCCGCAAAAACCACAGCCAAGAAAGCAGCGACTAAAAAGGCGGCCGCAAACAAAGCTACAACGCCCAGATCCAGTGCCAAGCCCGCCACCAAAAAAGCGGCAGAAAAGCCAACAGCAGCGGCAAAAGCCAATGGCAGTAAGCCAGTGGCATCGACCAAACCGAAAGCGCCGGAGAGCAAACCCACTCCCCAGCCAGAACCCAAGGCTCAGTCGGAAGTAAAACCGACACCGGTCGCCGCCACATCGTCACAGCCGGTAATGGATAAAATGACCAATCCGGAGTCCACGCCAAAACCCATGGTGCCCGAGGCGAGTCCTTCTGCGGTAACCCCGGTTACGCCGACTATCACTCCCAGCACACCGGCCAAGAGTTTGTTTGCCACTGAGGAAAATCCGCACTACGGTCCCGAAGAGCACAAACACAAGCACTGA
- a CDS encoding FKBP-type peptidyl-prolyl cis-trans isomerase: protein MKKTSLAAAVALGIALVGCNKQESAESADIKLETQEQKVSYIIAEDMATRLKSQDVALDPKIVAMALNDVANERESRLSEDEKKQVISVFQENMQAKQKEMMAKQEQEFEQSANKNLEEGKKFLEENAKKEGVQTTDSGLQYKVITEGSGERPTAESVVEVDYKGTLIDGTEFDSSYKNGKPVQFPVGGVIKGWTEALQLMKEGAKWELYIPSDLAYGPGGAGGLIGPNSTLIFEVELHKANVSDDEPAAEEEAVEEEQTETE, encoded by the coding sequence ATGAAAAAAACTTCTTTGGCTGCTGCGGTTGCACTGGGCATCGCGCTGGTCGGCTGTAACAAACAGGAATCTGCCGAGAGTGCGGATATCAAGCTGGAGACCCAGGAGCAGAAAGTCAGCTACATCATTGCCGAAGATATGGCCACTCGCCTGAAGTCCCAGGACGTTGCCCTCGATCCCAAGATCGTTGCCATGGCCCTGAATGATGTCGCCAATGAGCGCGAGTCGCGCCTCAGTGAAGACGAGAAGAAGCAGGTAATCTCCGTTTTCCAGGAAAACATGCAGGCCAAGCAGAAAGAAATGATGGCCAAGCAGGAACAGGAATTCGAACAGTCGGCGAATAAAAACCTGGAAGAAGGTAAGAAGTTCCTGGAAGAGAACGCCAAGAAAGAAGGTGTTCAGACCACCGACTCCGGCCTGCAGTACAAGGTGATTACCGAGGGCTCCGGCGAGCGTCCCACCGCAGAGAGTGTAGTGGAAGTCGACTACAAGGGTACCCTGATCGACGGAACCGAATTCGACAGCTCCTATAAAAATGGCAAGCCGGTACAATTCCCGGTGGGCGGTGTGATCAAGGGCTGGACCGAAGCGCTGCAGCTGATGAAGGAAGGCGCCAAGTGGGAGCTTTATATTCCTTCTGACCTGGCATACGGCCCCGGCGGCGCAGGCGGTCTGATCGGCCCCAATTCCACCCTGATCTTCGAGGTGGAACTGCACAAGGCGAACGTCAGTGACGACGAGCCGGCGGCAGAAGAGGAAGCGGTTGAGGAAGAGCAGACCGAAACCGAGTAA
- the trmB gene encoding tRNA (guanosine(46)-N7)-methyltransferase TrmB, with amino-acid sequence MQEEPTNDQGGEEEDFPYRTEYKKKSIRSYVIRAGRMTEGQRRAFDNYWGPLGLSLFDGPIDPKEVFGRQAPLVLEIGFGMGDSLLQMAQAETDKDFIGIEVHPPGVGRLINNAGKDDIKNLRVYMADAVDVLNDCIADASLDRFQLYFPDPWHKKKHHKRRIVQPEFVKLLCSKLKPGGLMHMATDWENYAEHMLEVLEAEDMLENTAGKGNYAPRPEFRPQTKFERRGERLGHGVWDLLYKKV; translated from the coding sequence ATGCAAGAAGAACCCACCAACGATCAGGGCGGCGAGGAAGAAGACTTCCCCTACCGCACCGAATACAAAAAGAAATCCATCCGCAGTTACGTGATCCGCGCCGGACGCATGACCGAAGGCCAGCGCCGCGCGTTCGACAATTACTGGGGGCCCCTGGGCCTGTCCCTGTTTGATGGCCCCATCGACCCCAAAGAAGTCTTCGGCCGCCAAGCACCACTGGTACTGGAAATCGGTTTCGGCATGGGCGACTCCCTGCTGCAGATGGCCCAGGCCGAAACCGACAAAGACTTTATCGGCATCGAAGTCCATCCCCCCGGCGTCGGTCGCCTGATCAACAACGCCGGCAAAGACGACATCAAAAACCTGCGCGTCTACATGGCCGACGCCGTCGACGTCCTGAACGACTGTATCGCCGACGCCAGCCTCGACCGCTTCCAGCTGTACTTCCCCGACCCCTGGCACAAGAAGAAACACCACAAGCGTCGTATCGTACAACCCGAGTTTGTGAAACTGCTGTGCAGCAAACTCAAACCCGGCGGTCTCATGCACATGGCCACCGACTGGGAAAACTACGCCGAGCACATGCTCGAAGTCCTGGAAGCGGAAGACATGCTGGAAAATACCGCCGGCAAAGGAAACTACGCCCCGCGTCCGGAATTCCGCCCGCAGACCAAATTTGAACGTCGCGGTGAGCGCCTCGGCCACGGTGTGTGGGATCTTTTGTACAAAAAAGTTTAA
- a CDS encoding TIGR02444 family protein: MTETAPPSSPANSPGKQPSGKKSLENPLWDFSLDFYAQPQVADFLLECQDRKGADVCLLLWASYISACGRQLSEESWRVADRGLAPRRRMINSMRRMRRLLGRLNKKLGIYEWCKRCELRMEQRQLAALWKLGGENWPGDRSALALAGQQYGLLQKDQARWAGLINAYSAGNKANSVYRDSASSMNGAIRGESGGHPEGAAD; encoded by the coding sequence GTGACAGAAACCGCACCTCCATCATCGCCCGCCAACTCACCGGGAAAACAGCCATCGGGAAAAAAATCGCTGGAAAACCCGCTGTGGGACTTCAGCCTCGATTTTTATGCCCAGCCCCAGGTGGCTGATTTTCTACTTGAATGCCAGGATCGCAAAGGTGCGGATGTTTGCCTGTTGCTGTGGGCCAGTTATATCAGCGCCTGTGGGCGGCAGCTCAGCGAGGAGAGCTGGCGGGTGGCAGACCGCGGCCTGGCGCCGCGACGGCGGATGATCAACAGCATGCGGCGAATGCGGCGGCTACTGGGGCGCTTGAACAAGAAGCTGGGGATATACGAGTGGTGCAAGCGCTGTGAGTTGCGAATGGAGCAGCGCCAGTTGGCGGCACTGTGGAAGCTGGGTGGTGAGAACTGGCCGGGAGACCGCTCGGCATTGGCTCTCGCAGGGCAACAGTATGGACTGTTGCAAAAAGATCAGGCCCGCTGGGCGGGCCTGATCAATGCCTATAGCGCGGGCAATAAGGCAAACTCGGTGTATCGTGACAGCGCGAGCAGCATGAATGGCGCCATAAGGGGCGAAAGCGGCGGTCACCCGGAAGGTGCCGCCGACTGA